TTGTTGAACGACGCGACCAAGTCTTGATCGGAGCGCGGGCGTTCGTATCCTGCGCGGTTTCTGCCTTTTTCAGCAGATGCAGGTCAACGAACGGACCTTTCCAGACGGAACGGGCCATGACTACCTCTTCTTCTTGGCGTGACGCGACCGGATGATCATCTTGTCGGTCGATTTGTTCGAACGGGTACGAGCACCCTTGGTCGGCTTGCCCCATGGCGTCACTGGGTGACGACCACCGGAGGTCCGGCCTTCACCACCGCCGTGCGGATGGTCGACCGGGTTCTTTGCGACGCCGCGCGTCAGGGGGCGGATGCCCTTCCAACGATTGCGACCCGCTTTGGCAAGGTTCGTGTTCGCGTTATCGGGGTTGGATACCGCGCCCACTGTCGCCATGCACGTGCCGTGAATGTAACGCTGCTCGCCCGAGTTCAGACGAACGATCACCATGCCGCGATCACGACCGACGACCTGCACGTAAGTACCTGCCGAACGTGAAATCTGACCGCCCTTGCCTGGCTTCATCTCCACGTTGTGGACAATGGTGCCGACAGGAACCGACGACAATTCCATCGCGTTGCCCGGCTTGACGTCGGTCTTCTTCGCAGCGACGATCTTGTCACCGACCGCAAGACGCTGCGGTGCGATGATGTAGTTCTGCTCGCCATCGGGATAGTTGATGAGAGCAATGAACGCGGTACGGTTGGGATCGTACTCGAGACGCTCAACGGTGCCTTCGACGTCCCACTTGCGACGCTTGAAGTCGATGAAGCGATAGCTCTGCTTGTGGCCCCCGCGATACCGCGCGACGTCACATGACCTTTGTTGTTGCGACCACCGGTCTTGTGCTTACCCTCGGTAAGCATCTTGACGGGCTTGCCCTTCCACAGCGACGACTTGTCGACGAGGATAAGTCCGCGTCGGGCCGGGCTGGTCGGATTATAATGTTTAAGTGCCATGGCTTAAATTCCCGTGGTCACGTCGATCGACTGGCCTGCGGCCAGCGTCACGATTGCCTTTTTGAAATCCGAGCGAGTGTAGGGCGTGCCCTTCCACTTCTTGGTCTTGCCTTTCTGGACGATGGTATTCACCTTCATCACAGAAACGGAGAACAGCGCCTCAACCGCAGCTTTGATCTGCGGCTTCGTTGCATCGTTCGCGACCTTGAACACAACTGCGTTGTATTCGCTCATCATCGTCGATTTCTCGGTGATGTAAGGGGCTACGACTACGTCGTAATGACGTATCTCGACGCCAGCGCCCGCCTTGACGGGCTTTATAGCCCGGCCAAACTTAGCCATTGAACCGCGCCTCCAGCTTTTCGACTGCCGCGCGGGTCAGGACCAGCGTTTCAGCTTTAAGAATGTCGTAAACGTTCGCGCCCACTGCGGGCAAGACGTTAATCGTGTGGATGTTGCCGCAAGCGAGCGCGAAGCTCGTGTCGACCACATCCCCGTCAATGACCAAAGTGGTCTTGCCAAAGCCCAGGCTGGCCAGATTGGCGAACAAGTTCTTGGTCTTGCCATTTTCGACAGCCAGATTGTCCATGACAATTAGCGTGCCGTCCTTGATCTTCGACGACAGGGCCATTTTGAGGCCCATCGCACGGATTTTCTTGTTTAGCGACGGGTTGAAGTCACGAACGCGAGCACCGTGAGCTTTACCACCGCCGATGAACGTTGGCGCGCGACGGTTACCGTGACGGGCGGTACCGCCACCCTTCTGGTTACCGAACTTTTTACCGGTGCGCGCAACATCAGCACGCTCGCGAGTGCCACGGGCCGTGCCGCGACGCTTTTCGAGCTGCCAGACGACAACACGGTGAAGAATGTCGGCGCGTGGGTCGAGACCGAACACGTCTTCATTCAATTCGACGTCCGAAGTTGACTTCGCGCCGTCGAGAGTCTGAACTTGCAGTTTCATGATCAGCCCTCCTGGCCGTCGGTCGCTGCTGCCGTCGTCTCAACGACTTCGGCAGGCGTGTCCGCTGCGGTGTTGGTGTTGGCAGGAGCCTTGACCGATGCAGGATATGGAGCGTCGGCATGGCGCGCGATTTTGGTCGCGTCCTTGACCATCAGCCATGTCCCCTTCGAGCCAGGAACCGAACCCTTAACGAACAACAGGCCGCGCTCGACGTCGGTCGATACGATCTCGAGGTTCTGCTGGGTACGCTGACGATCGCCCATATGGCCGGCCATCTTCTTGCCCTTGAAAACTTTACCTGGATCCTGACGTTGCCCGGTCGAACCCAGCGAACGGTGAGACACCGAAACACCGTGGGTTGCGCGGAGACCGCCAAAGTTCCAGCGCTTCATACCGCCCTGGAAGCCCTTACCCTGCGTATGACCCGTCACATCGACCATCTGGCCGGGGACGAAATGATCTGCAGAGATTTCTGCGCCGACATCGACGAGAGCATCTTCCGAAACGCGAAATTCGTAAACGCGCGCCTTCAGCTCGACTTCGGCTTTACCGAAGTGACCGCGCTGTGGTTTTGCAACGTTCTTGGCTTTCGCAGTACCCGCACCAACCTGAACAGCGACGTAACCGTCACGATCAGCAGTACGCTGCGAAATAACCTGGTTATTCTCAAGCGCCAAAACAGTGACGGGCACATGACGACCGTCGTCCTGGAACAAGCGGGTCATCCCCATTTTCTTCGCGATCACGCCAGTGCGCATGACCATGCTCCTCAAATGCAACAGAGGCCCGCAAGGACTATTCCTTACGGGCTTGCCTCAGCCCCATATATAAATGCGTGTCCCCGTCAGGGCTGGTTCCTCCGTTAGGAGGAGACGGGGGACGCAGACCCCAGCAAGCTGGGCGGTATCCCGAATCTCCGCTTGCGAATCCCGAAGGCCGCGGCGGAGACAGGTCATTAGGCCAAACGGATCTCTACGTCTACCCCTGCAGCGAGGTCGAGCTTCATCAAAGCATCAACTGTCTGCGGCGTAGGCTGAATGATATCAAGCAGGCGCTTGTAAGTGCGGACTTCGAACTGCTCACGCGACTTTTTGTCGACGTGCGGTCCACGGTTCACAGTGAACTTCTCGATGCGCGTAGGCAACGGGATCGGACCACGGATGAGGGCGCCTGTGCGCTTTGCCGTATCGGCAATATCACCAGTGGCCTGATCGAGCACACGATGATCGAACGCCTTCAGGCGAATGCGGATATTCTGCGTTTCCATGTCCATACCGATGCGAAAGAGCCGACCCGTCTTGCGGGCTTACATAAATAGCAAACCGCCCGACTCTCGGTTGAGAATCGAGCGGTGTGCGGTCGTCTATATTACTTGGTGATCGAAGCCACAACCCCGGAGCCGACCGTGCGGCCGCCTTCGCGGATCGAGAAGCGCAGGCCCTGCTCCATCGCGATTGGCGCGATAAGCTTGACACCGAGCTGCACGTTGTCGCCTGGCATGACCATTTCAGTGCCCTCTGGGAGGACAACTTCGCCGGTCACGTCGGTCGTACGGAAGTAGAACTGCGGACGGTAGTTTGCGAAGAACGGCGTATGACGGCCACCCTCGTCCTTCGACAGGACGTAAACTTCCGACTGGAATTCGGTGTGCGGCTTGATCGAACCGGGCTTGCAGAGAACCTGTCCACGCTCAACTTCTTCACGGCCAACACCGCGGATGAGTGCACCGATGTTGTCGCCGGCCTGACCCTGATCGAGCAGCTTGCGGAACATTTCGACGCCGGTCACGACGGTCTTCTTGGTGTCCTTAAGACCGACGATTTCAACTTCTTCGCCAACCTTAACGATGCCGGTTTCGACGCGACCGGTAACAACCGTACCGCGACCCGAAATCGAGAACACGTCCTCGATTGGCATCAGGAATGGCTTGTCCAGCGGACGAGCAGGCTGTGGGATCCAGCTGTCTACAGCGGCCATCAGCTTCAGAACGGCGTCATGGCCGATCTCAGGCTGCTTGTCGTCGAGCGCACAAACGGCCGAACCCTGGATGATGGGGATGTTATCGCCATCGAAATCATACTTCGAAAGAAGTTCGCGGATTTCCATTTCGACGAGCTCAAGGATTTCTGGATCATCGACCAGATCGACCTTGTTCATGAACACGACGAGCTGGGGGACACCAACCTGACGAGCGAGCAAAATGTGCTCGCGAGTCTGTGGCATAGGACCGTCAGTTGCGGAAACGACGAGAATGCCGCCATCCATCTGAGCAGCACCGGTGATCATGTTCTTCACATAATCGGCGTGGCCCGGGCAAT
This genomic stretch from Sphingomonas paeninsulae harbors:
- a CDS encoding 50S ribosomal protein L23, which gives rise to MAKFGRAIKPVKAGAGVEIRHYDVVVAPYITEKSTMMSEYNAVVFKVANDATKPQIKAAVEALFSVSVMKVNTIVQKGKTKKWKGTPYTRSDFKKAIVTLAAGQSIDVTTGI
- the rplD gene encoding 50S ribosomal protein L4, whose amino-acid sequence is MKLQVQTLDGAKSTSDVELNEDVFGLDPRADILHRVVVWQLEKRRGTARGTRERADVARTGKKFGNQKGGGTARHGNRRAPTFIGGGKAHGARVRDFNPSLNKKIRAMGLKMALSSKIKDGTLIVMDNLAVENGKTKNLFANLASLGFGKTTLVIDGDVVDTSFALACGNIHTINVLPAVGANVYDILKAETLVLTRAAVEKLEARFNG
- the rplC gene encoding 50S ribosomal protein L3 gives rise to the protein MRTGVIAKKMGMTRLFQDDGRHVPVTVLALENNQVISQRTADRDGYVAVQVGAGTAKAKNVAKPQRGHFGKAEVELKARVYEFRVSEDALVDVGAEISADHFVPGQMVDVTGHTQGKGFQGGMKRWNFGGLRATHGVSVSHRSLGSTGQRQDPGKVFKGKKMAGHMGDRQRTQQNLEIVSTDVERGLLFVKGSVPGSKGTWLMVKDATKIARHADAPYPASVKAPANTNTAADTPAEVVETTAAATDGQEG
- the rpsJ gene encoding 30S ribosomal protein S10, producing METQNIRIRLKAFDHRVLDQATGDIADTAKRTGALIRGPIPLPTRIEKFTVNRGPHVDKKSREQFEVRTYKRLLDIIQPTPQTVDALMKLDLAAGVDVEIRLA
- the tuf gene encoding elongation factor Tu; amino-acid sequence: MAKAKFERTKPHCNIGTIGHVDHGKTSLTAAITKVLAETGGATFTSYANIDKAPEERERGITISTAHVEYETEARHYAHVDCPGHADYVKNMITGAAQMDGGILVVSATDGPMPQTREHILLARQVGVPQLVVFMNKVDLVDDPEILELVEMEIRELLSKYDFDGDNIPIIQGSAVCALDDKQPEIGHDAVLKLMAAVDSWIPQPARPLDKPFLMPIEDVFSISGRGTVVTGRVETGIVKVGEEVEIVGLKDTKKTVVTGVEMFRKLLDQGQAGDNIGALIRGVGREEVERGQVLCKPGSIKPHTEFQSEVYVLSKDEGGRHTPFFANYRPQFYFRTTDVTGEVVLPEGTEMVMPGDNVQLGVKLIAPIAMEQGLRFSIREGGRTVGSGVVASITK